In the genome of Staphylococcus durrellii, one region contains:
- a CDS encoding DoxX family protein codes for MKILRIILGTIFSIAGFLHFKDEQSFRKIVPEYLPLRKTAVLLTGIVEMITGIYLIIKRPTNTMKKLINLFLISVMPANIYMARKSLPLGNKQLPQWILYARIPLQFVLIRTISKL; via the coding sequence ATGAAAATACTAAGAATAATTTTAGGGACAATATTTTCAATCGCTGGATTTTTACATTTTAAAGATGAACAATCATTCAGAAAGATTGTTCCTGAATACTTGCCATTAAGAAAAACAGCTGTGTTATTAACAGGTATCGTCGAGATGATTACCGGCATTTATTTAATTATTAAAAGACCTACTAACACAATGAAAAAATTAATAAATCTATTTTTAATTTCAGTTATGCCTGCTAATATTTATATGGCGCGTAAATCATTACCATTAGGCAACAAACAATTGCCGCAATGGATATTATATGCACGTATACCTTTACAATTTGTATTAATAAGAACAATATCTAAACTTTAA
- a CDS encoding S-ribosylhomocysteine lyase produces the protein MPKMNVESFNLDHTKVVAPFIRLAGTMEGLNGDVIHKYDIRFKQPNKEHMDMPGLHSLEHLMAENIRNHSDKVVDVSPMGCQTGFYASFINHDDYDDVLNIVEQTLKDVLQATEVPACNEVQCGWAASHSLDGAKKIAQAFLDERQQWNEVFSDAK, from the coding sequence ATGCCAAAAATGAATGTTGAAAGCTTTAATTTAGATCATACTAAAGTAGTGGCACCATTTATTCGCTTAGCCGGCACTATGGAAGGACTTAATGGTGACGTTATTCACAAATATGATATTCGATTTAAACAACCTAACAAGGAACACATGGATATGCCAGGATTACACTCATTAGAACATTTAATGGCTGAAAATATCAGAAATCATTCTGATAAAGTTGTAGATGTGAGCCCAATGGGATGTCAAACTGGTTTCTATGCTTCCTTTATAAATCATGACGATTATGATGACGTACTTAATATTGTAGAACAAACATTAAAAGACGTCTTACAAGCCACTGAAGTACCTGCATGTAATGAAGTACAATGTGGATGGGCAGCTAGTCATTCATTAGATGGTGCGAAAAAAATCGCACAAGCATTTTTAGATGAACGTCAACAATGGAATGAAGTCTTTAGTGACGCTAAATAA
- a CDS encoding M20 family metallopeptidase, which yields MENKQVILDYIENEKLNYIEMSHQIHQRPELGNEEIFASRTLIEHLKSQGFEIETDIAGHATGFIARYDSGKIGPTIGFLAEYDALPGLGHACGHNIIGTASVLAGTALTKTVDDIGGKVVVLGCPAEEGGVNGSAKASYVNEGVIDEIDVALMVHPGNETYKTINTLAVDVLDIKFYGKSTHASENAHEALNALDAMISYFNGVAQLRQHITKSQRVHGVILDGGKAANIIPDYTHARFYTRSTTRKELDILTERVGQIAKGAAIQTGCDYEFGPIQNGVNEFIRTSKLDDLFAKYATEMDEDVSDDDFGYGSTDTGNVSHVVPTIHPHIKIGSKNLVGHTHRFREAAASSHGDQALIRGGKILALMGLELIENNKLFKEIVEEHQHAKGH from the coding sequence ATGGAAAATAAACAAGTTATATTAGATTATATAGAAAATGAAAAATTAAATTATATTGAAATGAGTCATCAAATACATCAACGCCCAGAACTTGGGAACGAAGAAATATTCGCATCTAGAACTTTAATTGAACATTTAAAATCACAAGGCTTTGAGATAGAAACTGATATCGCAGGTCATGCAACTGGATTTATTGCTAGATATGATAGCGGGAAAATAGGTCCAACTATTGGATTTTTAGCTGAGTACGATGCGTTACCAGGATTAGGACACGCGTGTGGACATAACATTATAGGTACAGCGAGTGTTTTGGCGGGTACTGCTTTAACCAAGACAGTAGATGATATTGGTGGAAAAGTAGTCGTGTTAGGTTGTCCTGCTGAAGAAGGCGGTGTTAATGGCAGTGCTAAAGCCTCGTACGTGAATGAAGGCGTCATTGATGAAATAGACGTTGCTTTAATGGTACACCCAGGTAACGAGACCTATAAAACAATAAATACGTTAGCGGTAGATGTTTTAGATATTAAATTTTATGGTAAAAGTACTCACGCTTCAGAAAATGCTCATGAAGCTTTGAATGCGCTAGATGCAATGATTTCTTATTTTAATGGTGTAGCGCAATTGCGACAACATATTACGAAGAGTCAACGTGTACATGGTGTGATTTTAGATGGAGGTAAAGCGGCAAATATTATTCCTGACTATACTCATGCTAGATTTTATACACGCTCAACAACACGTAAAGAATTAGATATCTTAACTGAAAGAGTAGGTCAAATTGCGAAAGGTGCAGCTATACAAACAGGCTGTGATTATGAATTTGGACCAATTCAAAACGGTGTGAATGAATTTATTAGAACTTCTAAGTTAGATGATTTATTTGCTAAATATGCGACTGAGATGGATGAAGATGTAAGCGATGATGATTTTGGCTATGGCTCAACAGATACTGGTAATGTTAGTCATGTTGTGCCAACTATTCATCCTCATATTAAAATTGGGTCTAAAAACTTAGTAGGGCATACACATCGTTTTAGAGAAGCAGCGGCAAGTTCACATGGTGATCAAGCACTTATTCGTGGCGGAAAAATACTAGCCTTAATGGGTTTAGAATTAATTGAAAATAATAAATTGTTTAAAGAGATTGTTGAAGAGCATCAACATGCAAAGGGGCACTGA
- the ldmS gene encoding L-aspartate--L-methionine ligase LdmS: MKKSSLSTKLTLSDLYNDDTIYTSRPSYVSNPWLAPEEHQSNFLTGRELLIANEMSVIVHEACVTDKLAQLFEMIGTKIPNNIYKFNDKSSYELLLQKLAHEEDKRIFFQYIHDEQILAKAYYALDKDVFVALNNKAKIPQWTNGRFLPQRQVVDIQDFEDAVNQWHFPFVIKPGDELPTAGGYGVMICYNNEDLAQAKKRVAQAKDDTNSLIIEQKIEAVANYCVQFAYSKKNGLQYIGSAEQLTNKYGFYNGNQNAQHVPEVVIEAGKEIMRNGIKEGFIGIAGFDLLIDNIGEVYAIDLNFRQNGSTSMLLLEPTLTDGYHKFYSYIAPNNNEQFFQTICKYIQKGVLFPLSYYDGDWYKDRNVSSRFGCIWHAKSKQQVKAYEQAFLNEIE, from the coding sequence ATGAAAAAAAGTTCGCTTAGCACTAAATTAACACTTAGCGATCTTTACAATGATGACACAATTTACACTTCTAGACCTTCATATGTTTCTAATCCATGGTTGGCACCGGAAGAACATCAATCTAATTTTTTGACTGGCAGGGAATTACTTATCGCTAATGAAATGTCAGTGATAGTTCATGAAGCATGTGTTACTGACAAATTAGCTCAATTGTTTGAAATGATAGGAACTAAAATTCCTAATAATATTTATAAATTTAATGACAAATCTTCTTATGAATTATTATTACAAAAGCTAGCGCATGAAGAAGACAAAAGGATATTTTTTCAATATATCCATGATGAACAAATACTTGCTAAAGCATATTATGCACTTGATAAGGATGTTTTTGTGGCATTAAATAACAAAGCTAAAATACCACAATGGACTAATGGCCGTTTTTTACCACAAAGGCAAGTTGTCGATATACAAGATTTTGAAGATGCAGTCAATCAATGGCATTTTCCGTTTGTTATTAAACCAGGAGATGAATTACCGACTGCTGGTGGTTATGGCGTTATGATTTGCTATAATAATGAAGATTTAGCACAAGCTAAAAAGCGAGTTGCACAAGCAAAAGATGATACTAATAGTTTAATTATTGAACAAAAAATTGAAGCGGTAGCCAACTATTGTGTACAATTCGCTTATTCTAAAAAAAATGGATTACAATATATCGGTTCAGCAGAACAACTTACTAATAAGTATGGGTTTTATAATGGTAATCAAAACGCGCAACATGTGCCTGAGGTAGTTATAGAAGCGGGAAAAGAAATAATGCGTAATGGTATTAAAGAAGGGTTTATTGGCATTGCAGGCTTTGATTTATTAATAGATAATATAGGTGAAGTTTACGCTATAGATTTAAATTTTAGACAAAACGGCTCGACGAGCATGTTACTTTTAGAACCTACACTAACGGATGGGTATCATAAATTTTATAGTTATATTGCACCTAATAATAATGAGCAATTTTTTCAAACAATCTGCAAATATATACAAAAGGGCGTATTATTTCCTTTGTCTTATTATGATGGGGATTGGTACAAAGATAGAAACGTGTCATCTCGTTTTGGCTGTATTTGGCATGCAAAATCAAAACAGCAGGTAAAAGCATATGAGCAAGCATTTTTAAATGAAATTGAGTAA
- a CDS encoding DUF2750 domain-containing protein: protein MSYKSYTFYQDILVTEKIYLAINKNKIVKQDILGKNVIAIWTRKDTAEHYLSKANAEYDEIKTLDIDKFVTYEMDEIFDEHEEVLINPTSNNDGDLVEIATCTDELMTDLDNIRIKEFNNTIVKTDSVYGLSSQQQKQFILISDDEHERPNIMPVWSVKSQAEKVRDEDFEECGIIEVEGQVFEDWLDILRDDDKAVALDLKPGVIGTVVSAQVLSDKLTI from the coding sequence ATGTCTTACAAATCATATACTTTTTACCAAGATATACTTGTGACAGAAAAAATTTACTTAGCTATCAATAAAAATAAAATAGTGAAACAAGATATTTTAGGTAAAAATGTAATTGCAATCTGGACTCGTAAAGATACAGCTGAGCATTATTTGTCTAAGGCTAACGCTGAATATGATGAAATAAAAACGTTAGATATTGATAAGTTTGTTACTTACGAAATGGATGAAATTTTTGATGAACATGAAGAGGTACTTATAAATCCAACATCTAATAACGATGGTGACTTAGTCGAAATCGCAACTTGTACAGACGAATTAATGACTGATTTAGATAACATTCGTATTAAAGAATTTAATAACACAATTGTGAAAACAGATTCAGTGTATGGATTATCTTCGCAACAACAAAAACAGTTTATATTAATAAGTGATGATGAACATGAAAGACCTAATATCATGCCAGTATGGAGTGTGAAAAGTCAAGCTGAAAAAGTGAGAGATGAAGACTTTGAAGAGTGTGGAATCATCGAAGTTGAAGGCCAAGTATTTGAAGACTGGCTTGATATTTTAAGAGACGATGATAAGGCAGTTGCCCTTGACTTAAAACCTGGCGTTATAGGTACAGTGGTATCTGCGCAAGTATTATCTGATAAACTTACTATTTAA
- the coaW gene encoding type II pantothenate kinase: MKIGIDAGGTLIKIVRQYDNYREYETVPTTEIDKVIRWLNNHSCDDISLTGGHAATINQQLNCSAHIFVEFDAAAKGLNILLNEQGHDLDNYIFTNVGTGTSLHFSDGNTQSRVGGIGAGGGMIQGLGYLLSGIKDYEELTDIAQSGNRELIDLKVKHIYKNTEPPIPGDLTAANFGNVLHNIDVAFTASDKLACVIGLVGEVITTMSITVAREHNTEHVAYIGSSFHNNFLLRKVVEDYTILRGFKPYYVEHGAFSGALGSIILQ, translated from the coding sequence ATGAAAATTGGTATTGATGCTGGGGGTACACTTATTAAAATAGTAAGACAATATGATAATTACAGAGAATACGAAACTGTACCTACTACAGAAATTGATAAAGTAATACGGTGGTTAAATAATCATAGTTGTGATGATATAAGTTTAACTGGTGGCCACGCTGCAACTATAAACCAACAGTTAAATTGCTCTGCTCATATATTTGTAGAGTTTGACGCAGCTGCAAAAGGGCTAAATATTTTGCTAAATGAACAAGGGCATGATTTAGATAATTATATCTTTACTAATGTAGGTACCGGTACTTCTTTGCATTTTTCAGATGGAAATACTCAATCTCGTGTAGGTGGAATTGGTGCCGGTGGTGGTATGATTCAAGGTCTTGGTTATTTATTAAGTGGCATTAAAGATTATGAAGAGTTAACCGATATAGCACAAAGTGGAAATAGAGAACTCATTGATTTAAAAGTAAAGCATATTTACAAAAATACCGAGCCTCCTATACCTGGCGACTTAACTGCTGCAAACTTTGGTAATGTATTACACAATATTGATGTAGCATTTACTGCTTCTGATAAATTAGCATGTGTTATTGGTCTCGTTGGCGAAGTGATTACAACTATGTCTATCACGGTAGCAAGAGAACATAATACTGAACATGTTGCATATATTGGTTCATCATTCCACAACAATTTTTTGTTAAGAAAAGTAGTTGAAGATTATACAATATTAAGAGGGTTCAAACCTTATTATGTTGAGCATGGCGCATTTTCAGGCGCGTTGGGTAGTATAATCTTACAATAA
- a CDS encoding VOC family protein, whose protein sequence is MIQLSPYITVENVDEAIAFYQQVFDGKVKILNQNKNRILHAELHISDMIVLHLSNNYGKAFSNENTALILTFDSLTEQENVYKSLSEGGNPHMPLEKTFFNAMHGQVIDKYGINWLMNCFLK, encoded by the coding sequence ATGATTCAATTAAGTCCTTATATTACTGTTGAGAATGTTGATGAAGCTATAGCATTTTACCAACAAGTATTTGATGGAAAAGTAAAAATATTAAACCAAAATAAAAATCGTATATTACATGCTGAATTGCATATATCTGATATGATTGTACTACATTTATCAAATAATTATGGTAAGGCTTTTAGTAATGAAAACACGGCTTTGATTTTAACTTTTGATAGTTTAACTGAACAAGAAAATGTTTATAAATCATTAAGTGAAGGTGGAAATCCTCATATGCCTTTAGAAAAAACATTCTTTAATGCAATGCATGGGCAAGTAATAGATAAATATGGTATTAATTGGTTAATGAACTGCTTTTTAAAATAA
- a CDS encoding GNAT family N-acetyltransferase: protein MVIRKQFKSIKVQEFEEQYRQALYDFKLSERQQIYSSLPKDVLDEAISDDDRIANIVLNQDNQVIGFFVLHQYYQHEGYDTPKQVVYIRSLSINEAFQGSGYGTQIMMYIPQYVQTVYPDFNHLYLVVDAENKGAWNLYERAGFMHTATKEEGPIGKERLYYLDLDAKYVSSLSLVMNEGDYRYGINIIDLIKDDSKVGFIAVEQHNKRINITSIEVDASERLSGIAQSALRQLPTFVRKSFDGVNVITITLYGERNELKSLCLNSNFVAFEEGEDFVIFEKYINY from the coding sequence ATGGTTATTAGGAAACAATTTAAAAGCATAAAAGTTCAAGAATTTGAAGAACAATATCGCCAAGCGCTATATGATTTTAAATTAAGTGAACGGCAACAAATATATTCGTCTTTGCCTAAGGATGTGCTAGATGAAGCAATTAGCGATGATGATAGAATTGCAAATATCGTGTTAAATCAAGACAATCAAGTTATAGGATTTTTTGTGTTGCATCAATATTATCAACATGAAGGTTATGACACACCTAAACAAGTCGTTTATATAAGATCTCTATCTATTAATGAGGCCTTTCAAGGTAGCGGCTATGGTACTCAGATAATGATGTATATTCCTCAATATGTGCAAACGGTATATCCAGATTTCAATCATTTGTATTTAGTTGTAGATGCAGAAAATAAAGGAGCATGGAATTTATATGAAAGAGCTGGATTTATGCATACCGCAACTAAAGAAGAAGGTCCAATTGGCAAAGAAAGATTATATTATTTAGATTTAGATGCTAAATATGTTTCATCACTGTCGCTGGTTATGAATGAAGGAGACTATAGATATGGCATTAATATTATAGATTTAATTAAAGATGATTCAAAAGTGGGATTTATTGCTGTTGAACAACATAACAAGAGAATAAATATTACATCCATTGAAGTAGATGCTTCTGAACGTTTGAGCGGTATTGCACAAAGCGCTTTAAGACAATTACCTACATTTGTTAGAAAAAGTTTTGACGGTGTAAATGTAATTACGATAACTTTATATGGCGAGCGAAATGAATTGAAATCCCTATGTTTAAATAGTAATTTTGTAGCTTTCGAAGAAGGGGAAGATTTTGTTATATTCGAAAAGTATATAAATTATTAA